In one window of Tenacibaculum mesophilum DNA:
- a CDS encoding rhomboid family intramembrane serine protease — translation MPRLTQAIKHLIIINVIMYFAPQLLNMDLTNLFALHYPKNEHFGVWQYVTHIFMHGGPAHLLFNMYGLWAFGTPLEQMWGRNKFLFFYFSAGIGAGLIYTFVNYYQFNGIYEQLIGMGVSPAEIQNILSSGQYNDSLITLSNKTMSEFYSLYHTPAVGASGAIYGILVAFGLTYPDAKLALIFFPVPIAAKYFIPLIILSDLFFGMTSYSIGNIAHFAHIGGAIIGFIIAWYWKKNQFKFR, via the coding sequence ATGCCTAGATTAACACAAGCCATAAAGCATTTAATAATCATTAACGTGATTATGTATTTTGCTCCGCAGTTATTAAACATGGATTTAACTAATCTATTTGCTTTACATTATCCAAAAAACGAACATTTTGGGGTTTGGCAATATGTTACACACATATTTATGCATGGCGGACCAGCACATTTACTTTTTAACATGTATGGTTTATGGGCATTTGGTACCCCACTTGAACAAATGTGGGGACGAAATAAATTTTTATTCTTCTATTTTTCTGCAGGAATTGGTGCAGGTTTAATTTACACTTTCGTGAATTACTATCAATTCAATGGAATATACGAACAGCTAATTGGTATGGGAGTTTCTCCTGCTGAAATTCAAAATATTTTAAGTTCAGGTCAGTATAACGATAGCTTAATAACTTTGTCTAATAAAACTATGAGTGAGTTTTATAGTTTATACCACACGCCTGCCGTTGGTGCTTCTGGTGCTATTTATGGAATTTTAGTTGCATTTGGGTTAACTTATCCTGACGCTAAACTAGCATTGATTTTCTTCCCTGTTCCTATTGCTGCCAAATACTTTATTCCTTTAATTATTTTAAGTGATTTATTCTTTGGTATGACTAGTTATTCTATTGGTAACATTGCGCATTTTGCGCATATTGGTGGTGCTATTATCGGTTTTATCATTGCTTGGTACTGGAAAAAAAATCAATTTAAATTTCGTTAA
- a CDS encoding rhomboid family intramembrane serine protease → MNVLENLKYRFKHAGIVEQLIYVNLAVFLLVFVTNTFGFLFQSKTNFLVEWLALPANFDDFIVKPWTIITYGFLHTSFLHILFNLIALFYIGHLFQQYFTPKQLLTFYLLGTLFGGIVFVASYNFFPALQNVAHNSVLLGASAGISAIFIGIATYIPNYELKFPLIGFVKLWVLACIWIAIDIIQIPAGNAGGHLAHLGGALLGFFYVRSASNKELDIFKSVNKLFSKKERKLKTVYKSGNKTPKPNVDKTRNQEEVDAILDKISKSGYDTLSKSEKEFLFKQGKN, encoded by the coding sequence ATGAATGTACTTGAAAACTTAAAATATAGATTTAAACATGCTGGAATTGTTGAGCAATTAATTTACGTAAACTTAGCTGTTTTCTTACTTGTTTTTGTAACCAATACTTTTGGGTTTCTTTTTCAATCAAAAACAAACTTTTTAGTAGAATGGCTTGCGTTACCTGCCAACTTTGATGATTTTATTGTTAAACCTTGGACTATTATTACCTATGGTTTTTTACACACTAGTTTTTTGCATATTCTATTCAACCTAATTGCTTTATTTTATATCGGGCATTTATTTCAACAATATTTCACCCCTAAACAGTTACTTACCTTTTATTTACTAGGAACATTATTTGGAGGAATTGTTTTTGTTGCTAGTTATAATTTTTTTCCTGCCCTACAAAATGTTGCTCATAATAGTGTTTTGTTAGGTGCTTCAGCTGGTATTTCTGCTATCTTTATTGGTATTGCTACCTACATACCTAATTATGAATTAAAGTTCCCGTTAATTGGTTTTGTGAAACTATGGGTGTTAGCTTGTATTTGGATTGCTATTGATATTATTCAAATTCCTGCTGGTAATGCTGGTGGGCATTTAGCACATTTAGGTGGTGCCTTACTAGGCTTTTTCTATGTTCGTAGTGCTAGTAATAAGGAGTTGGACATTTTTAAATCGGTAAACAAACTTTTTTCTAAAAAAGAAAGAAAACTCAAAACAGTTTATAAATCTGGTAATAAAACACCAAAACCTAACGTTGATAAGACTAGAAACCAAGAAGAAGTTGACGCTATTTTAGATAAAATTAGTAAATCTGGATACGATACTTTAAGTAAAAGTGAAAAAGAGTTTTTATTTAAACAAGGAAAAAATTAG
- a CDS encoding geranylgeranyl reductase family protein yields the protein MKQHYHVAIIGSGPSGASTAFYLAQKGISTVIIEKETLPRYKTCGGGFVFRGRKNLPFDIKEVVEKEFHTVDIYLGEKLHFKTHREEPTISMIMRDSFDNLITQKAKEFGATLLENHKLKGLTFSNDIITLETSQGNFTANFVIAADGALSPTAKMAGWKEDTRKLIPALEYEVEVSDEDFKRLSKEVRFDIDAIPYGYAWNFPKKKHLSIGVASARRTKINLKEYYQEYLKTLGITNIVSESQHGFQIPVAPRTDGFVKNNVFLIGDAAGFADPITAEGISNAIYSGKLAAEAIIESEKEPELATKLYLEKISESLIPEIKTGLWLSKWFYEQKNIRNIVLKKYGQQFSEAMADVFHGDRSYPKDIKKTITNRIKDLVSY from the coding sequence ATGAAACAGCATTACCATGTTGCTATTATTGGCAGCGGACCATCAGGAGCTTCAACAGCTTTTTACTTAGCTCAAAAAGGAATTTCAACAGTTATTATTGAAAAAGAAACTTTACCACGCTATAAAACATGCGGTGGAGGTTTTGTTTTTAGAGGTCGCAAAAACTTACCTTTTGATATTAAAGAGGTCGTTGAAAAAGAGTTTCATACTGTTGATATTTATTTGGGAGAGAAACTTCACTTTAAAACGCATAGAGAAGAACCAACTATTTCTATGATTATGCGTGATTCTTTTGACAATCTTATCACGCAAAAAGCAAAGGAGTTTGGTGCTACTTTACTAGAAAACCATAAGCTAAAAGGACTAACTTTTTCTAATGATATTATTACTCTTGAAACTTCTCAAGGTAATTTTACTGCTAATTTTGTTATCGCTGCCGATGGTGCTTTGAGTCCTACAGCTAAAATGGCTGGGTGGAAAGAAGATACTCGTAAATTAATTCCTGCTTTAGAATATGAAGTAGAAGTTTCTGACGAAGACTTTAAACGTTTATCAAAAGAAGTTCGTTTTGATATTGATGCTATTCCTTACGGTTATGCTTGGAACTTCCCAAAGAAAAAGCATTTATCTATTGGGGTTGCCTCTGCTAGAAGAACTAAAATTAACTTGAAAGAATATTATCAAGAATACTTAAAAACATTAGGAATTACAAATATTGTTAGCGAATCACAACATGGTTTTCAAATTCCTGTTGCTCCTCGTACAGATGGTTTTGTTAAAAATAATGTGTTTTTAATTGGTGACGCTGCTGGTTTTGCTGATCCTATTACTGCTGAAGGAATTTCTAACGCTATTTACAGTGGTAAATTGGCTGCTGAAGCTATCATTGAGAGTGAAAAAGAGCCTGAATTAGCTACTAAATTATATTTAGAAAAAATATCAGAAAGCCTAATTCCTGAAATAAAAACTGGCTTATGGCTTTCAAAATGGTTTTACGAGCAAAAGAATATCCGAAATATTGTATTAAAAAAATATGGTCAGCAGTTTAGTGAAGCGATGGCCGATGTTTTTCACGGGGATAGAAGTTATCCTAAAGACATTAAAAAAACAATTACGAATCGAATTAAAGATTTAGTTTCATATTAA
- a CDS encoding riboflavin synthase subunit beta — translation MGFIKRENKKFDYKPRYYQGEGNPYKIKQKFDEYRTTVGKRKSLKGKFNAAFDEFKESGYKLNKTIVIIALVLTLIFLFIIDFDLTIFFPKNN, via the coding sequence ATGGGATTTATCAAAAGAGAAAATAAAAAGTTCGATTACAAACCTCGTTATTATCAAGGAGAAGGAAATCCTTATAAGATAAAACAAAAGTTTGATGAATACAGAACTACTGTTGGAAAAAGAAAAAGTTTAAAGGGAAAGTTTAATGCTGCTTTTGACGAATTTAAAGAGTCTGGTTACAAACTGAATAAAACTATAGTTATTATAGCGTTAGTTTTAACGCTTATTTTCTTGTTTATTATCGACTTTGATCTTACAATCTTTTTCCCAAAAAATAATTAA
- a CDS encoding aspartyl/asparaginyl beta-hydroxylase domain-containing protein: MKEIKTTIFLKLPFLFDTDKLLHDYSLVVNQHWIPHFNTSGYQGEWKAISLYAGNGDASNIFAFQNDNSTIKETPIMNDCNYFKEVINSFQCPISSARLLRLNVGAEIKPHRDYKLGYEDGNFRLHIPIITNNKVEFILDDEQLKMLPGECWYTNVNYIHSVTNKGNEDRIHLVIDAERNEWSDTLFFSLAPKESFQPKQEEIDSPETIHLILNELKRSNEPASKKLINEMEQKLSKLTSK; the protein is encoded by the coding sequence GTGAAAGAAATTAAAACTACTATTTTTTTAAAACTTCCTTTTCTGTTTGATACAGATAAACTATTACATGATTATTCTTTAGTTGTAAATCAACATTGGATTCCTCATTTCAACACATCTGGATATCAAGGTGAGTGGAAAGCAATCTCTTTGTACGCTGGCAATGGTGATGCTTCTAATATTTTTGCTTTTCAAAATGATAATAGTACTATTAAGGAAACTCCGATAATGAATGATTGCAATTATTTTAAAGAGGTTATCAACTCTTTTCAATGCCCTATTTCATCTGCTCGCTTACTACGTTTGAATGTTGGTGCAGAAATTAAACCTCATCGTGACTACAAACTAGGCTATGAAGATGGCAACTTTCGCTTACATATTCCGATTATTACGAATAATAAAGTTGAATTTATTTTAGATGATGAACAATTGAAAATGTTACCTGGTGAGTGTTGGTATACGAATGTAAATTATATACATTCAGTTACTAATAAAGGAAATGAAGACCGTATTCATTTAGTTATCGATGCTGAAAGGAACGAATGGTCTGATACTTTATTTTTTTCTCTTGCTCCAAAAGAAAGTTTTCAACCTAAACAAGAAGAAATTGATTCACCAGAAACAATACACCTTATCCTAAACGAGCTAAAACGTAGCAATGAACCTGCTTCGAAAAAACTTATTAATGAAATGGAACAGAAGTTATCAAAGCTTACATCAAAATAA
- a CDS encoding tetratricopeptide repeat protein, whose amino-acid sequence MATYKKRGYKPKKEKVTQEVEETFDESQSTTAEVFNTLDDTANKSEEWIEKNSKPLFYGLVAVAALILVYLAYNKFIAEPTQQEASNELAYPRTFFEKANTSAGAIADSLYTLGLEGGDGKYGFIDIADQFSGTKAGNLANYYAGISYLKIKKYEEAIEYLSSFSSDDELLGPTALGAIGDAFADINQPEDALDYYQQAANKKDNQFTTPLFLFKAAQIAMDLKEYSKAEKLYTTIKEKYADSDQGRDIEKYINSAKYAQ is encoded by the coding sequence ATGGCTACATACAAGAAAAGAGGTTACAAACCTAAGAAAGAAAAGGTTACACAAGAAGTAGAAGAAACATTTGATGAATCTCAAAGTACTACTGCTGAAGTATTTAATACTCTAGATGATACGGCGAATAAATCAGAAGAATGGATTGAAAAAAATAGCAAGCCATTATTTTACGGATTGGTAGCTGTTGCAGCTTTAATTTTAGTGTACTTAGCTTATAACAAGTTTATTGCTGAGCCAACACAACAAGAAGCTTCAAACGAATTAGCATATCCTCGTACTTTCTTTGAAAAGGCAAATACCTCTGCTGGTGCTATTGCTGATTCATTATACACTTTAGGTTTAGAAGGTGGTGATGGAAAATATGGTTTTATTGATATTGCCGATCAATTTAGTGGCACAAAAGCAGGAAACTTAGCAAACTATTATGCAGGTATTTCTTACTTAAAAATAAAAAAATACGAAGAGGCTATAGAGTATTTAAGCAGCTTTAGTTCAGATGATGAGCTATTAGGGCCTACTGCTTTAGGAGCTATTGGTGATGCTTTTGCTGATATCAATCAGCCAGAAGACGCTTTAGACTATTATCAACAGGCAGCTAATAAAAAAGATAATCAATTTACTACGCCTTTATTTTTATTCAAAGCAGCTCAAATTGCAATGGATTTAAAAGAATACAGTAAAGCTGAAAAATTATACACAACCATTAAAGAAAAATACGCTGATTCTGATCAAGGAAGAGATATTGAAAAGTATATCAACAGTGCAAAATACGCTCAATAA
- a CDS encoding helix-turn-helix domain-containing protein: protein MDKKNNRPTLLLGLFIFAYSINYLKPIAKLLDLDKNYSFLNNLPVDFTWLLFPLFYVYIRNISILPKSNKVYFYLLPGLLMLIIDILVYLNLSSGLEQLKLSKEFRFVNHIGGHLYDIFIYYKTYTFIKKHTEETNNQYTSTTGKELQWAKTFMSIGLFFTLTLHFLPEITNKTLNLFIILIDVGLLYWISIYGLQQQTIKNLTQQKDSKIEKKNNFNSENKISKVDTDLFNHIQQTIILHKKYKDPDLTIADVANITNQHPKRISFVINEISNKNFKTFINGFRVNEAIEILKSNNSKNYSIEGISLEVGFKSKSAFYSAFKKETGTTPTNYKNSFL, encoded by the coding sequence TTGGATAAAAAAAATAATCGCCCTACATTACTTTTAGGGTTATTTATTTTTGCTTACTCCATAAATTACCTTAAACCAATAGCTAAACTTTTAGATTTAGATAAAAATTACTCTTTTTTAAATAATCTTCCTGTTGATTTTACTTGGTTACTATTCCCTCTTTTTTATGTTTATATAAGAAATATTTCTATACTACCTAAATCTAATAAAGTCTATTTTTATTTATTACCAGGTTTGTTAATGTTAATTATAGATATATTGGTTTATCTTAATTTATCATCAGGGTTAGAACAGTTAAAACTTTCAAAAGAATTTCGTTTTGTAAATCATATAGGTGGGCATTTATATGATATTTTTATATACTACAAAACTTATACTTTTATAAAAAAACATACCGAAGAAACTAACAATCAATACACTTCTACTACAGGTAAAGAGCTACAATGGGCTAAAACATTTATGTCAATTGGTCTCTTTTTTACGCTCACACTTCATTTTTTACCTGAAATAACAAATAAAACTCTCAATTTATTTATTATTTTAATTGATGTTGGGCTTTTATACTGGATTAGTATTTATGGGCTACAACAACAAACAATTAAAAACTTGACTCAACAAAAAGACTCTAAGATTGAAAAGAAGAACAATTTTAATAGCGAGAATAAAATAAGTAAAGTTGATACAGATTTATTTAACCATATTCAACAAACTATAATTTTACATAAAAAATATAAAGATCCAGATTTAACCATTGCTGATGTAGCTAATATTACAAATCAACACCCTAAAAGAATTTCTTTTGTTATTAATGAAATTTCAAATAAAAACTTTAAAACTTTTATAAATGGTTTTAGAGTTAATGAAGCTATAGAAATTTTAAAAAGTAATAATTCAAAAAACTATAGTATTGAAGGTATTAGTTTAGAGGTTGGTTTTAAAAGTAAAAGTGCTTTTTATAGTGCCTTCAAGAAAGAAACTGGTACTACTCCTACTAATTATAAAAATAGCTTTTTATAA
- a CDS encoding endonuclease/exonuclease/phosphatase family protein, translated as MKKFSIAHKFIFFINSVFAAVLLLSYALPYVSPQTIPFLSVFGLFVPFLVIVNIAFFVYWLIKMHKNAFLSLLVLAIGWFVSTPLVKFSNKEVILNDDLKIMSYNVHLFNHYKHEEDVTTEQKIYEFINNENPDVIAVQEFYNSKMLDIKLPYKYIKTKTKTNKFGLAIYSKHPIINSGSLDFKQSANNTIFADILVKDDTVRVYNVHLESLKLNPKKENFGEKSSERLFKRLENGFVKQVSQVELIQQHEYSWKGKKIVCGDFNNTAYSWAYKQLASDKKDAFIECGIGLGKSFRYIYPMRIDFILTDKKATVNQFKTYGDIKLSDHYPVMTRLHW; from the coding sequence ATGAAAAAGTTTTCGATAGCTCATAAGTTTATATTCTTTATCAATTCAGTTTTTGCAGCTGTTTTATTGCTATCATATGCACTTCCGTACGTATCTCCACAAACAATTCCTTTCCTTTCTGTTTTTGGGTTGTTTGTTCCGTTTTTAGTTATCGTAAACATTGCTTTTTTTGTGTATTGGCTTATTAAAATGCATAAAAATGCTTTTTTATCATTACTTGTTTTAGCCATAGGATGGTTTGTTTCTACTCCATTAGTTAAGTTTTCTAATAAGGAGGTAATTTTAAATGATGATTTAAAAATAATGAGCTACAATGTCCACTTGTTTAATCATTATAAACATGAAGAAGATGTTACTACTGAACAAAAGATTTATGAGTTCATCAATAATGAAAATCCAGACGTTATTGCTGTACAGGAATTTTACAATTCTAAAATGTTAGATATTAAACTTCCTTATAAATACATCAAAACGAAAACGAAAACGAATAAATTTGGATTAGCTATTTATTCCAAACACCCAATTATAAACTCTGGTTCTCTTGATTTTAAACAAAGTGCTAACAACACCATTTTTGCCGATATTCTTGTAAAAGATGACACCGTTCGTGTTTATAATGTGCATTTAGAATCATTAAAACTAAATCCGAAAAAAGAAAATTTTGGAGAAAAAAGTTCTGAGCGTTTATTTAAACGTTTAGAAAATGGTTTTGTAAAACAAGTAAGTCAGGTTGAATTAATTCAACAGCATGAGTATTCATGGAAAGGTAAAAAAATTGTTTGTGGCGACTTTAATAACACCGCTTATTCTTGGGCTTATAAACAATTGGCTTCTGATAAAAAAGATGCTTTTATTGAATGTGGAATTGGTTTAGGCAAGTCTTTTAGGTACATTTATCCTATGCGAATTGATTTTATTTTAACAGATAAAAAAGCTACTGTGAATCAATTTAAAACCTACGGAGACATAAAACTATCTGACCACTACCCTGTTATGACTCGTTTACATTGGTAA
- the mutL gene encoding DNA mismatch repair endonuclease MutL, with product MSDIIQLLPDHVANQIAAGEVVQRPASVVKELIENSIDAGATSITLLLKDAGKTLIQVIDDGKGMSATDARLSFERHATSKIKDAQDLFNLNTKGFRGEALASIAAIAHVELKTKQEDDELGTQIKIEGSEITSQEVVSTAKGTSIAVKNLFFNIPARRNFLKSDTVETRHIVDEFQRVALAHPTISFLLHHNNNEVYHLKKSNLRKRIVAIFGTKMNEKLVPINEQTDIITVNGFVAKPEFAKKKRGEQFFFVNNRFIKSSYLNHAVVNAFEGLLESGSHPSYFLYLEVPPNTIDINIHPTKTEIKFDNEKALYAILRATVKHSLGQYNVAPVLDFDRDATLDTPYDYSKKSNSSVPPITVDPTFNPFKTETNYKEPSNTNSSPKSSTTHSYQSNFKKDTGSWEALYTNTETIEPIQQEQLFESEQETETGKTFQIQKKYLLSSIKSGVVLIHQSLAHQRVLYEEFLENITVKEASSQQLLFPVNISFSSSDIEMIYSIKSDLESAGFMFDEFTKESVVIAGIPTSISESQITLILEQLLDDIKLEVPDSSFSHFDVMAKSFAKSLAIKTGTSLSAKEQENLVNNLFSCKEPNISPFGKPTFKTLALNEIDAIFNK from the coding sequence ATGTCAGATATTATACAGTTACTACCTGATCATGTTGCAAACCAAATTGCTGCTGGAGAAGTTGTGCAACGCCCTGCTTCTGTAGTAAAAGAATTGATTGAGAACTCTATTGATGCTGGTGCTACTTCTATCACCTTATTGTTAAAAGATGCTGGAAAAACTTTAATTCAAGTAATTGATGATGGTAAGGGAATGAGTGCTACGGATGCTCGTTTAAGTTTTGAACGTCATGCCACTTCAAAAATTAAAGATGCACAAGATTTATTCAACCTAAATACTAAAGGTTTTCGTGGAGAAGCTTTAGCTTCTATTGCTGCCATTGCGCATGTTGAATTAAAAACGAAACAAGAAGATGACGAGTTAGGAACGCAAATAAAAATTGAAGGTAGTGAAATAACTTCTCAAGAAGTAGTTTCAACTGCGAAAGGAACTAGTATCGCTGTTAAAAATTTATTTTTTAATATTCCTGCACGTCGTAACTTTTTAAAATCTGACACTGTTGAAACGCGTCATATTGTTGATGAATTTCAACGTGTAGCCTTAGCGCATCCTACTATTTCTTTTTTATTACACCATAACAACAACGAGGTTTATCATTTAAAAAAGAGCAACTTACGCAAACGTATTGTGGCTATTTTTGGAACTAAAATGAACGAAAAATTAGTTCCTATTAATGAACAAACAGATATTATAACTGTTAACGGATTTGTTGCTAAACCTGAATTCGCAAAGAAAAAACGTGGCGAACAGTTCTTTTTTGTAAATAACCGCTTTATAAAAAGCTCTTATTTAAACCACGCTGTGGTAAATGCTTTTGAAGGTTTATTAGAAAGTGGTTCGCATCCTTCTTATTTCTTGTATTTAGAGGTACCTCCTAATACAATTGATATTAATATTCACCCGACAAAAACGGAAATTAAGTTTGATAACGAAAAAGCATTATACGCTATTTTACGTGCTACTGTAAAACATAGTTTGGGGCAATATAATGTAGCTCCTGTATTGGATTTTGACAGAGATGCTACTTTAGATACTCCTTACGATTATAGCAAAAAGAGTAACTCATCTGTTCCTCCAATAACTGTTGATCCTACATTTAATCCTTTTAAAACGGAAACTAATTACAAAGAGCCGTCTAATACAAATAGCTCTCCTAAAAGTAGCACAACGCACAGTTATCAATCTAACTTTAAAAAAGATACTGGAAGTTGGGAAGCTTTATATACAAATACTGAAACCATTGAACCTATTCAACAAGAACAACTTTTTGAATCTGAGCAAGAAACTGAAACTGGAAAAACCTTCCAAATTCAAAAAAAATACTTATTGAGTTCTATAAAATCAGGCGTGGTATTAATTCATCAATCTTTAGCACACCAACGTGTTTTATATGAAGAATTTTTAGAGAATATTACTGTTAAAGAAGCTAGCAGTCAGCAACTGCTGTTTCCTGTAAATATTTCTTTTTCTTCATCAGATATTGAAATGATATACAGTATAAAATCTGATTTAGAGAGTGCTGGTTTTATGTTTGACGAGTTCACCAAAGAAAGTGTAGTAATTGCCGGAATTCCTACTTCAATAAGTGAAAGTCAAATCACCCTTATTTTAGAACAGTTATTAGACGATATTAAACTCGAAGTACCTGATAGTAGTTTTAGTCACTTTGACGTGATGGCAAAATCATTTGCTAAATCATTAGCTATAAAAACAGGAACTTCTTTAAGTGCAAAAGAACAAGAAAATTTAGTAAACAACTTATTCTCTTGCAAAGAACCTAATATTTCACCCTTTGGCAAACCTACATTTAAAACATTAGCTTTAAATGAAATTGATGCCATTTTTAATAAATAA
- the recF gene encoding DNA replication/repair protein RecF (All proteins in this family for which functions are known are DNA-binding proteins that assist the filamentation of RecA onto DNA for the initiation of recombination or recombinational repair.) — MYLQKLSLVNFKNIESQTFDFQKKINCFVGNNGIGKTNVLDAIYYLSFAKSYFNSIAGQNIRHGQDFFMVEGDYLLNDRQEKIICSLKRGQKKVLKRNGKAYEKFSEHIGQLPLVIISPADRDLIVEGSETRRKFIDGVISQQDKKYLQTLISYTKTVSQRNALLKYFAANRTFDALNLKVYDEQLIEYGTVIYNKRKAFLEEFVPIFNDKHKIISGANEEVNLRYKSQLHEVSLEVLLQQNLEKDKMLQYTSVGIHKDDLNFEIEEHPIKKFGSQGQQKSYLIALKLAQFEFIKKQSNVTPILLLDDIFDKLDENRVAQIVDLVNSDEFGQIFITDTHADRTEEVIKKSNQEYQIFKL; from the coding sequence ATGTATTTACAAAAACTTTCTTTGGTAAACTTTAAGAATATTGAATCTCAAACTTTTGATTTTCAAAAGAAAATTAACTGCTTTGTTGGGAATAATGGTATTGGAAAAACCAATGTGTTAGATGCAATTTATTACCTGTCATTTGCTAAAAGTTACTTCAATTCGATTGCAGGACAGAATATTCGACACGGTCAAGATTTTTTTATGGTTGAAGGAGATTATTTGTTAAACGATCGACAAGAAAAAATTATCTGTTCCTTAAAAAGAGGTCAGAAAAAAGTATTGAAACGCAATGGAAAAGCCTACGAAAAATTTTCTGAACATATAGGGCAGCTACCGTTGGTGATTATTTCTCCTGCGGATAGGGATTTAATTGTTGAAGGAAGCGAAACTCGTCGTAAATTTATTGACGGAGTAATTTCTCAACAAGATAAAAAGTATTTACAAACGTTAATTTCGTATACTAAAACGGTGAGTCAGCGAAATGCATTGTTGAAGTATTTTGCTGCCAATAGAACATTTGATGCGTTAAATTTAAAAGTATACGATGAGCAATTAATTGAGTATGGAACGGTTATTTATAACAAAAGAAAAGCTTTTTTAGAAGAGTTTGTGCCCATTTTTAACGATAAGCATAAAATTATTTCTGGAGCAAACGAAGAGGTAAATTTGCGTTATAAAAGTCAGTTACACGAGGTGTCTTTAGAAGTTTTGTTACAACAAAACTTAGAGAAAGATAAGATGCTGCAGTATACATCTGTTGGAATTCATAAGGATGATTTAAATTTTGAAATAGAGGAACATCCTATTAAAAAGTTTGGTTCACAAGGACAACAAAAATCGTATTTAATAGCATTAAAGTTGGCACAGTTTGAGTTTATTAAAAAGCAATCTAACGTAACTCCTATTTTGTTATTGGATGATATTTTTGATAAGTTAGATGAAAATAGGGTTGCTCAAATCGTTGATTTGGTAAATAGTGATGAATTTGGACAAATTTTTATTACAGATACACATGCCGATAGAACAGAGGAAGTGATAAAAAAGAGTAATCAAGAGTATCAGATTTTTAAATTATAA
- the ribH gene encoding 6,7-dimethyl-8-ribityllumazine synthase has translation MATTNLSYYDKATIPNAKSFRFGIVVSEWNPEITKNLHKGAIETLLDCGATEENIVSWNVPGSFELVYGCKKMIETQKLDAIIAIGNVIQGETKHFDFVCEGVTQGIVDLNIKYDVPVIFCVLTDNTKQQSIDRSGGKLGNKGIECAVAAVKMAAIKNQERPSKSLGF, from the coding sequence ATGGCAACAACAAATTTATCTTATTACGATAAAGCAACAATCCCAAATGCGAAGTCTTTTCGATTTGGGATTGTTGTTTCAGAATGGAATCCTGAAATCACTAAAAACCTTCATAAAGGTGCTATTGAAACTTTATTAGATTGTGGAGCTACAGAGGAAAATATTGTTTCTTGGAATGTTCCTGGTAGTTTTGAATTAGTGTACGGATGTAAAAAAATGATCGAAACACAAAAATTAGATGCTATTATCGCCATTGGAAATGTTATCCAAGGTGAAACCAAGCATTTCGATTTTGTATGTGAAGGAGTTACTCAAGGAATTGTAGATTTAAACATTAAGTACGATGTTCCTGTAATTTTCTGTGTATTGACCGATAACACCAAACAACAATCTATTGATCGTTCAGGCGGTAAACTAGGTAACAAAGGAATTGAATGTGCAGTAGCTGCAGTTAAAATGGCAGCAATTAAAAATCAAGAACGTCCATCAAAATCATTAGGTTTTTAA